The Gopherus evgoodei ecotype Sinaloan lineage unplaced genomic scaffold, rGopEvg1_v1.p scaffold_37_arrow_ctg1, whole genome shotgun sequence genomic interval AGGCCCACAGTAGCATGCAGCAGAGCTGGTACCCCTCAGCCTGCTGCCTAGCAGGGAGTGTTCAGGTCTAGGGAGCTGGAACGATGAGGAGCTGGGGCTCCTAGGAAAGCCAAGACCCAGTCGCTGCCCCTCTCCACCAGACCTGGGCACAGATCCCTCTTGCCTGAAGCCATCTCCCCTCTGCTCATTGTCGGCCGGCATTGCTGACACCAGGCAGTGTCTGCCACTCCGCACTGGCTGCCTGGCCATGCTGCTGTAGCCATGTCCCACCCCACAGGTGGCAGATGAGGCGTGAAGCTGATCTGGAGCTCCGGGCCCATAAGCAAGGCCCTGAGTACCCAGGCCTGCTGCAGGCTGTTCTGCAGCAGCTTTGGACACTTCCAGGCAGAGGAAATGAAGAGCCTGCTCAGGGCCATAGCGTGCTAGTGATTTCCATAGGCAGCAGATGATGGTGTCCTCATGCAGGCTGGTCTCGCAGCACAGCAGGACTGTGACCAGAGCCAGCCTAGCCCCATCCCACCTGGTGGCCGGAGAAGCTGGGCTGGAAGAGAGGGCCGCATTGGGGCTGCAAGCTGAACAGAAACCTCCAGCTGCGCTGCTGAGAGGCTGGGAAGTGAAATCGTTGCTGACATTGCAAAGGATTATGCCGCGCTGAACTGAGGGAGGCAGCTGGCTCCTCTCAGTGACAGGTGTGGACCAGGGAGGTGGCACTGCCCATGTTCACCCACAATGTGGTGGCAACAAAAGCCCCCAAAGAGACATTTCTCCAAAATGGAGCCAGGATGCTGCAGCACAAAGGAAGCTATAGCAACAGTGAGTGCCTGTGCCCAGCTGGCATTCCCCTCCGGGGTGCTTGGTGCAGTCAGGccatggggcccagggcctgcccACTGCAGACACCACATAGCGCTCCTGGGAATTTGACAGGTTTATTTTCACTTTGtaacaaaacattttagaaatTCATTAGAAGCTGCGCCCCCACCCGCCTAGCAGGGCAGGTTTGGGCTTGGTTGAGCCACATGCAGGGCCCAGGGTGTTGGAGTGGCAGCCCGGGCAGCACCAGCCAGCAAAAGGGGAGAAAATGGAGTCTGGCACTGCCTGGGCACAGCCCCCATTCCGAGCCCGACCCCTGAGCAGGGCCCCActctgcaggaagctctgccccTAGGTTTGCTACCTGGGGCTGGAGAAACCATGACTGCTGGCAGCAGCTTCATTCACTCAGTACCTGGATGGACAACGCAGGCCTGGCCCAGCCACCCCCATTCCTGGGCAGTGGGCGGGGGAGTGGCCATGCAACAGTGTGGACTCTGGTCAGACCAGGCCAGGACCATCCCAGCATGAGGGGTGGAGGAGTCACCAGATGCCGGTGACGTCCTGGACGCTGGGATGTCACTCAGCAGCATGCACCCGCTGGTGCAGCAGGAGGTTGGAGCTGCGGGTGTAACCACGACCGCACTGCCCACAGAGGAAGGGGCGCTCCCCAGCATGGGAGCGCTGGTGGCGAAGCAGGGCTGAGCGGTGGCGGAAGCGGCACCCGCAGTGGGGGCACTCATGAGGTTTCTCGCCCGTGTGCCGCCGGCGGTGCTCCACTAGGCTGGCAAGCTGAGCAAAGTGGCACCCACACTGGGTACAGGTGTAGGGGCGCTCTCCACTGTGTGCGCGCTGGTGCGCAGCCAGGGCTGAACGGTGCCCAAAGGCTTGGCCACACTGGCTGCAGCAGAATGGCTGCTCCCTACTGTGTGTGCGCCCGTGCTCCCGTAGGTGTGCCAGCTGGGCAAAGCACCGCCCACACTCAGCACAGGTGTGGGGTCGGGTGCCTGTGTGGCCCCGCTGGTGCCGCAGGAGGTTGGCACGGTCAGCAAAGGCACGGCCGCAGTCAGGGCAGGTGTGGGGGCGCTGGCCAGCGTGGGCACTGCGCTGGTGCTGGCGCAGGTAGGAGCTCTGGGTATAGCTGCGCCCACACTCCCCACAGCGGTAGGGGCGCTCGCCTGTGTGCACCAGCTGGTGGCGCAGCAATGTGGCACTCAGGGCAAAGGCTTTGCCGCAGACcgggcaggggaaggggcgcTCACCTGTGTGGGCCAGCTGGTGCCGAAGCAGGTGGGCTCGCTGGCGGAAgcggcgggggcagtcagggcaggCGTAGGGGCGTTCGACACTGTGTGTCTGCAAGTGCCGTGCCAGCGTGGAGCGCAGCCCGAAGCTCTTGCCACACTGAGTGCAGGCGTGGGGGCGCTGGCTGATGTGGGCACCCTGCTGGTGCTGTGCCAGGTGGGCGCTCTGCCGGAAGCTCTGCCCGCACTCCCCACAGCGGTAGGGACGCTCCCCGGTGTGCACTCGCTGATGCACCAGCAGCGCCGAGCTGCCAGCAAAGGCCTTGCCGCAcgccaggcaggggaaggggcgcTCACCTGTGTGCGCCCGCTGGTGCGTGGCCAGCGCCGTGCGGTCGCAAAAGCCTTTGCTGCAGGTGGTGCAGACATAGGGCCTCTCGCCCGCATGGAGGAGCTGGTGCCTTGTCAGCGTGGCACTCTGCcggaagctcttcccacactcgCTGCATTTAAAGGGCCACTTGACTGTGGGGTCTCTGTGCGGCGGCAGCTCTGCGTTAGCGCTACCGCCCGGTACAGCCTCCTCCACCCTGGCACTGCCTCCTGGCACAGCTTCCTCTGCCCCCGCAGCAGGGGCCCCCATCAGCTCCACATTAGTGCTGGTGCCGCCTCTTCCTGGTGCAGCATCCACTGCCCCAGCCACGCTTGCCAGCCTCTCACCTGCAGGAACAAATGGGCAATCAGGCATGAGCCATCCCCACAGGAGGCCAGGGCCCAAACTAGGGCAGTCAGAGCCCAAGGCATCACCCACATGGCCCGTCCCCTCCCTGGAGCAGGTTTCCAAACTGGGATTTTCAGGctgctgcagactcaggcaggcatcCGCATCACCCAGCTCATGTTTACAAGCCTCTCTTTGCCCCTGTGCAGGCTGGAAATATTATTTGCTTTTTCATATGGTTTACTCTCATATGGTTCTGGGGACCCTGGTGCAGGTGGTGGGATGGGTGCAGTGGTGCACATGGATCAGGGAGAGGGTGATGACAACCTCTGGGAGGAGTTGGGCCGGGAGGGCTTGCAGGGATGGCTGTGGAGGATCCCAGCTGCCCCCATCCCTCTCAGCTGGGCTTATTTATCCCTCACCTGTTTGGGGGCCCAACCAGCTCTCACTGTCCTCGCCTTTTCTGAGATCTAGGACTTGCACCTCTTCCCCTCGCTCCATCCAGTATTGGGATTGAGGCCCTGCTGGGTGAGAAAAGAGCAGGTGGGATCCAGGTAAATACCCCCGAGCTTGGCGTTCATCTACCACTCTGGGCTGGCACTGACGGGACAGCCAGGAAATGCCCCTAGAAACACAGGAGGGTCAATTCAGACACAAACAATCAGAGTGGAGGGGAGATGAACCCAAGGGCTCCCCCAGCCATGGTGCCAGCATGGCCCCAGAGCCGCTCACTAACACAGGGGTATAAAAGCCCCCTGCCGGCTTCAGACTTGAACCAAACTGGCTCCATGCAGTGCCAGGACTGAGCCTCTGAACGGGACTGGTGGGAAACAGCTGGCTTGGCTAAGGCCACCCTGTGTGGTGAACACCAACTCCGTGCAAAGGAGCAAGTCCGGGAAGCACCAGTTACCTCAGCCCACATCCTGTGAGCCAACGGCCCCGCCGGGGACCCCACTGCATGGGGCAAAGAGCCAGCGAGCCCCTTGGTCACAAGGGGCTGACAGAGACTCCTGCACTTTCCAGAGCAGACAGCGTATTCAGGCCCTGCAGGGGAAAGAGACCACGGCCTTCCCGAAAGAGCCCCAAACCAGCCTCAGAGCACACAGCCTGGCCACCAGAGCTCTACAGGGAACAGCTCTGTGGTCTTCTGAGCCACGGAGCCCTGAGCGTGCTTCTGCTGGAAACATCTGACAGCATCACCCTCTTGGACTGGACCTATGGAGGAAGCGCCtcaccctcctcaccccacagcaCACCCAGGGACCCCTGCCGCTGGGACAGCGCCCCAACTCCTTGGCACAAGGAGCATCTTCGTTCTGTGCTTGTGAAGGGCCTGGTGCCATAAGGCCTGATCTTCAATTGGCTCTGAGTGCTACCACTGGCCAAAGAGCAATCGCTAGCTGGTGCTGCCATTGCAAAGCAGCACCTCTCCTGATTCCCTCTAATCATAGAATTAAAAGGCACCTCGGGAGGTCGTCTAGTgaagtcccctgcactcatggcaggactaagcattattaccatccctgacaggtgtttgtctaacctgctcttaaaaatctccaatgatggagattccccagcctccctaggcaatttattccagtgcttaaccaccctgacaggaagtttttcctaatgtccaacctaaacctcccttgctgcaatttaaacccattgcttctttaTCCTCAGAGGTGAAGAAGAACAATTTACTGCCCTCCTCCTGGTAACAgccttttaggtacttgaaaactgttaccatgtctccactcagtcttttcttctccagactaaataaacccagttttttcaatcttccctcgtaagtcatgttttttagatctttaatcatttttgttgctcctctctggattttctccaattcgCCCTAATCTTTCCTGAATGGTGGTGTTcagacctggacacagtactcctgctGAGGGCATAGCAACATGGAGTACAGCAGACTAATTACTTCTtgagtcttgcttacaacactcctgctaatacaggctaggatgatgtttgctttttttgcaagtgtcccatcattgactcatatttagcttgtgagccaCTATGACCGCCCTCCCCCcaatccctttctgcagcactccttcttaggcagtcacttcccactttgtatgtgtgcaactgatggttcctttctaagtggagcactttgcatttgcccatattgaatttcatcctatttactttagactatttctccagtttggccaaaccattttgaattttaattctatcctccacagcacttgcaacccctcccagcttg includes:
- the LOC115642095 gene encoding zinc finger protein 883-like → MERGEEVQVLDLRKGEDSESWLGPQTGERLASVAGAVDAAPGRGGTSTNVELMGAPAAGAEEAVPGGSARVEEAVPGGSANAELPPHRDPTVKWPFKCSECGKSFRQSATLTRHQLLHAGERPYVCTTCSKGFCDRTALATHQRAHTGERPFPCLACGKAFAGSSALLVHQRVHTGERPYRCGECGQSFRQSAHLAQHQQGAHISQRPHACTQCGKSFGLRSTLARHLQTHSVERPYACPDCPRRFRQRAHLLRHQLAHTGERPFPCPVCGKAFALSATLLRHQLVHTGERPYRCGECGRSYTQSSYLRQHQRSAHAGQRPHTCPDCGRAFADRANLLRHQRGHTGTRPHTCAECGRCFAQLAHLREHGRTHSREQPFCCSQCGQAFGHRSALAAHQRAHSGERPYTCTQCGCHFAQLASLVEHRRRHTGEKPHECPHCGCRFRHRSALLRHQRSHAGERPFLCGQCGRGYTRSSNLLLHQRVHAAE